In Cupriavidus basilensis, one genomic interval encodes:
- a CDS encoding IS3 family transposase (programmed frameshift) codes for MTRYAIEHREWVVEQMMPPLNRSIVELAKATGITTVTLRTWRRMAREAGRIVPGDGKQSDQWSSADKFRVVLETAPLSEAELSEYCRAKGIRAEQIQQWREACEQANAATPVKRTLAQRREDEAARGRVRELERELKRKNAALAETAALLVLQKKAAAIWGRGRGRLISTPDRLEAIELIDEAVGAGARQAKACEALGLTERTMQRWRHAPADGRLEARRDAPANKFSESERQAVLRAANQPGYASLTPHQIVPKLADEGIYVGSVSTIYRVLHEAGQSRRRGRSKAPCTRPLTTHRATGPNQVWCWDITWLPTTVKGKFFYWYMMKDIYSRKLVANEVHESQTAEHASRLLMHGCLREQTAGRPLVLHSDNGKAMKGATMLAAMYDLGVVPSYSRPRVSNDNAYAEALFRTAKYCPMWPERPFDSLEQARDWVLRFVRWYNDEHRHSSLKYVTPNQRHQGTATALLAQRTALYEVVRARNPQRWTTGIRNWELPDAVYLNPERAQQNGQNYKQAA; via the exons ATGACACGATATGCAATCGAGCATCGGGAATGGGTGGTGGAGCAGATGATGCCGCCGCTGAACCGGTCGATAGTGGAGTTGGCCAAGGCCACAGGGATCACGACAGTGACCTTGCGGACTTGGCGCAGGATGGCGAGAGAAGCAGGAAGAATTGTGCCGGGTGACGGAAAGCAGAGTGATCAATGGTCCAGCGCGGACAAGTTTCGCGTTGTGTTGGAGACAGCGCCGCTAAGCGAAGCGGAGCTGTCGGAGTACTGCCGCGCAAAGGGCATCCGGGCGGAGCAGATTCAGCAATGGCGTGAGGCGTGCGAGCAGGCCAATGCGGCTACCCCCGTCAAGCGAACGTTGGCGCAGCGGCGGGAAGACGAAGCGGCGCGTGGGCGAGTGCGTGAGCTGGAACGCGAGCTCAAGCGCAAGAATGCGGCGCTGGCGGAGACGGCGGCACTGCTGGTCTTGCAAAAAAAAGCCGCAGCGATCTGGGGACGGG GACGAGGAAGACTGATCAGCACCCCGGATCGCTTGGAAGCCATAGAGTTGATCGATGAAGCCGTAGGCGCCGGGGCCCGTCAGGCGAAGGCGTGCGAGGCGCTTGGTTTGACCGAGCGGACCATGCAGCGCTGGCGGCATGCCCCCGCCGACGGGCGGCTTGAAGCGCGTCGTGATGCACCGGCCAACAAGTTCAGCGAATCAGAACGGCAGGCGGTGCTGAGGGCGGCGAACCAGCCAGGTTATGCGAGCCTGACGCCGCACCAGATCGTGCCAAAGCTGGCGGATGAGGGCATCTACGTGGGATCGGTATCGACGATCTACCGGGTGCTGCATGAAGCGGGACAAAGCCGTCGGCGTGGCCGCAGCAAGGCCCCGTGCACGCGCCCGCTGACGACGCACCGGGCCACGGGTCCGAATCAGGTGTGGTGTTGGGACATCACCTGGCTGCCGACTACGGTCAAGGGCAAGTTCTTCTACTGGTACATGATGAAGGACATCTACAGCCGCAAGCTGGTAGCCAACGAGGTGCATGAGAGCCAGACGGCTGAGCACGCCAGCCGCCTGCTGATGCACGGCTGTTTGCGGGAGCAGACAGCGGGTCGTCCGCTGGTGCTGCACTCGGACAACGGCAAGGCCATGAAAGGGGCCACCATGCTGGCAGCAATGTATGACCTAGGGGTGGTGCCATCCTACAGCCGGCCCAGGGTGAGTAACGACAATGCCTATGCCGAAGCGCTGTTCCGCACGGCGAAGTACTGCCCGATGTGGCCGGAACGCCCGTTCGATAGCCTGGAACAAGCGCGTGACTGGGTGCTGCGCTTCGTGCGCTGGTACAACGACGAGCACCGACACAGCAGCCTGAAATACGTCACGCCCAACCAGCGGCATCAGGGCACAGCCACCGCTCTGTTGGCGCAGAGAACGGCACTGTATGAAGTTGTGCGCGCCCGGAATCCGCAGCGTTGGACCACGGGCATCCGCAACTGGGAACTACCAGATGCTGTGTACCTGAACCCGGAGCGAGCGCAGCAAAACGGACAGAATTACAAGCAAGCAGCGTAA
- a CDS encoding FecR domain-containing protein encodes MIRMMIPARQPERTLDAIERQALAWVRRVAAGEMTQADGAALRRWCMADPANRAALSVARQRWAQLGEASQLVVARNPASLRFAGTPRAPNWQRRAFLGGAMSAAAAAATVAVIRPPLGLWPSVEEMRADYRTATGEQRRLALAEDVTVELNTRTSIAVRSGAGRVQGIDLIAGEAAVDTLNAPQPFAVVAGPGRAFAQSARFEVRVTPAGVCVTCVEGTVQVAHGAGIATLSGKQQLTYDSAALGRIVHVDPTWMPAWRDGYLRFADAPLHEVVEEINRYRPGRVVLLDKRVASRHVTGRFQIRSLDKAIAQMQRSLGLEVRSLPGGIVLLS; translated from the coding sequence ATGATACGAATGATGATTCCTGCGCGACAACCGGAACGCACGCTTGATGCGATCGAGCGGCAGGCGCTCGCCTGGGTGCGCCGCGTGGCGGCGGGCGAGATGACGCAGGCCGACGGCGCCGCGCTGCGGCGCTGGTGCATGGCCGATCCCGCCAACCGGGCCGCTTTGTCCGTGGCACGGCAGCGATGGGCGCAACTGGGCGAGGCCAGTCAGCTGGTGGTGGCCCGCAACCCGGCCAGCCTGCGTTTTGCCGGGACGCCGCGCGCGCCGAACTGGCAGCGGCGTGCATTTCTCGGCGGCGCCATGAGCGCGGCGGCAGCCGCGGCGACAGTGGCCGTCATCCGGCCGCCGCTGGGCCTTTGGCCTTCCGTGGAGGAGATGCGCGCGGATTACCGCACCGCGACCGGCGAGCAACGCCGGCTGGCGCTGGCCGAGGATGTCACCGTCGAGCTCAATACGCGCACCAGTATTGCCGTGCGCTCCGGCGCGGGGCGTGTGCAGGGCATCGACCTGATCGCCGGCGAAGCCGCCGTCGATACCTTGAATGCGCCGCAGCCGTTCGCGGTGGTCGCCGGGCCGGGGCGCGCGTTTGCGCAGAGCGCACGGTTTGAAGTGCGGGTCACGCCCGCCGGTGTCTGCGTGACTTGCGTCGAGGGGACCGTGCAGGTGGCGCACGGTGCGGGCATCGCGACGCTGAGCGGCAAGCAGCAACTCACCTACGATAGTGCTGCGCTCGGGCGCATCGTGCATGTCGATCCGACATGGATGCCGGCGTGGCGCGATGGCTACCTGCGGTTTGCCGACGCGCCATTGCATGAGGTGGTTGAGGAGATCAATCGCTACCGGCCGGGCAGGGTGGTGCTGTTGGATAAGCGGGTAGCGAGCAGGCATGTGACGGGGCGGTTTCAGATTCGGTCGCTGGATAAGGCGATTGCGCAGATGCAGCGCTCACTTGGGTTGGAGGTGAGGTCGTTGCCGGGGGGGATTGTGTTGCTTAGTTGA
- a CDS encoding RNA polymerase sigma factor: MSDSSRSSLRELLAQRYDDLKRRLTWRLGSAELASDALHDTWVHLEDRKEEGEPVKSPAAYLMRMATNLALDRLQRDRRYMSAEEMETLMAEIVDPAPGPAQTVAARDEVEAVARLIESMPPRRRAIFLAVRVDELSNQEAAVRFGVSPRLIGLELKRAHEYCMAHSPKHG, encoded by the coding sequence ATGAGCGACTCCAGCCGCTCCAGCTTGCGCGAACTGCTCGCGCAACGCTACGACGACCTCAAGCGCCGCCTGACATGGCGCCTGGGCTCGGCCGAGCTCGCCAGCGATGCGCTGCACGATACCTGGGTGCACCTGGAAGACCGCAAGGAGGAGGGCGAGCCGGTCAAGAGCCCGGCCGCCTACCTGATGCGCATGGCCACCAACCTGGCGCTGGACCGGCTGCAGCGCGACCGCCGCTACATGAGCGCCGAAGAGATGGAGACGCTGATGGCCGAGATCGTCGATCCCGCGCCCGGCCCCGCGCAAACGGTCGCGGCGCGTGACGAGGTCGAGGCCGTTGCACGCCTTATCGAAAGCATGCCGCCACGCCGGCGGGCGATCTTCCTCGCGGTGCGGGTCGATGAACTCTCGAACCAGGAGGCCGCGGTGCGCTTCGGCGTGTCGCCGCGCCTGATCGGCCTGGAGCTCAAGCGGGCCCATGAGTACTGCATGGCCCATAGCCCCAAGCATGGATGA
- a CDS encoding STN domain-containing protein: protein MASLVAAPGARALVVYMAVLALCLACQQTRAQQPANRGAVEMAFDLPAQPLKQALAQYDAQTSLSVFFSSELAAGRTSTAVHGTFSPENALRKMLEGTGLSVQAAAADAFVLVPAPRYADTAVAQPPASAARQYDGAVQSQVYQALCARPALALGEYRLALYVQINAAGHVAHVRLLDTTGDKARDAAIIETVEHVDVGQPPGDPAKAFVLLVKPVRCDGAAARSGSCQPPCGRQASR from the coding sequence ATGGCAAGTTTGGTCGCAGCCCCCGGTGCGCGCGCACTGGTCGTCTATATGGCGGTCCTGGCCCTCTGCCTCGCCTGCCAGCAGACCCGCGCCCAGCAGCCCGCCAACCGCGGCGCGGTCGAGATGGCATTCGACCTGCCGGCCCAGCCGCTCAAGCAAGCGTTGGCGCAATACGACGCGCAGACCAGCCTGTCCGTCTTCTTTTCCTCCGAGCTGGCAGCGGGGCGAACCTCGACTGCCGTCCACGGCACCTTCAGCCCGGAAAACGCCTTGCGCAAGATGCTCGAGGGCACGGGGCTGAGCGTGCAGGCAGCCGCGGCCGATGCCTTCGTGCTGGTGCCCGCGCCGCGCTACGCGGACACGGCCGTCGCGCAGCCCCCGGCCAGCGCCGCGCGGCAATATGACGGCGCCGTGCAGTCGCAGGTCTATCAGGCGCTATGCGCGCGGCCCGCACTCGCGCTCGGGGAATATCGTCTCGCGCTTTATGTGCAGATCAATGCGGCCGGCCACGTTGCGCACGTGCGCCTGCTGGACACCACCGGCGACAAGGCACGCGATGCGGCCATCATCGAGACCGTGGAGCACGTCGATGTGGGCCAGCCGCCCGGGGATCCGGCCAAGGCATTCGTGCTGCTGGTCAAGCCGGTGCGCTGTGACGGCGCCGCGGCCCGCTCCGGCTCGTGCCAGCCTCCCTGTGGCCGGCAGGCGAGCCGATAG
- a CDS encoding trypsin-like peptidase domain-containing protein yields the protein MAMALDPGRRSGFVRRSLAFAAMALLFALAAGTAGCAPLQAAAWRAAPDFSRLVRENGPAVVNIGVAREASTDLLRGRAQGQDNVDETSLGSGFILSGDGYILTNAHVVARGSLVSVKLTDRREFKARLIGLDAVADVALLKIDATGLPTVKIGDAASVEVGSWALAIGSPYGFSNSVTAGIVSAKGRVLPGAEYMPFLQTDVPVNPGNSGGPLFNLKGEVIGINSRIYSRSGGYQGLSFAIPIDVAMRIKDQLLRQGAVTRGRIGVAVQEVSQALADSFRLPRPAGALVSYVQPGGAASRAGMKPGDVILQVGARDVVQSADALICIADLAPGVAVPLRIWRDRAVLVLEVRPDRFDAPRVARTATPGHAPLGMMVRPLWAQERQVLRIDGGLLVQRVNAAASRAGMQAGDVILALNGQPVDSIEALADEASAADGAVALLVQRGNARLFIAIETRQPAGPGQEE from the coding sequence ATGGCGATGGCTTTGGACCCGGGTCGCCGCAGCGGTTTCGTGCGGCGCTCGCTGGCCTTTGCTGCCATGGCGCTGCTCTTTGCGCTGGCGGCAGGCACGGCCGGATGCGCGCCGCTGCAGGCGGCAGCGTGGCGAGCCGCGCCCGATTTCTCGCGGCTGGTCCGCGAGAATGGCCCGGCCGTGGTCAACATCGGTGTGGCCCGCGAGGCATCGACCGATCTGCTGCGCGGGCGTGCGCAGGGCCAGGACAATGTCGACGAGACCAGCCTGGGCTCGGGCTTTATCCTTAGCGGCGACGGCTATATCCTCACCAACGCGCACGTGGTCGCGCGCGGATCCCTGGTCAGCGTGAAGCTGACCGACCGGCGCGAGTTCAAGGCCAGGCTGATCGGGCTGGATGCCGTTGCCGACGTCGCGCTGCTCAAGATCGACGCCACCGGCTTGCCGACGGTGAAGATCGGCGACGCCGCGAGCGTGGAAGTGGGCAGCTGGGCCCTGGCCATCGGCTCACCCTATGGTTTCAGTAACTCGGTCACGGCCGGCATCGTCAGCGCCAAGGGCAGGGTGTTGCCTGGCGCCGAGTACATGCCCTTCCTGCAGACCGACGTGCCGGTCAACCCCGGCAACTCCGGCGGCCCGCTGTTCAACCTCAAGGGAGAGGTGATCGGCATCAATTCCCGCATCTACAGCCGCAGCGGCGGCTATCAGGGCTTGTCGTTCGCCATTCCCATCGATGTGGCCATGCGCATCAAGGACCAGTTGCTGCGCCAGGGCGCGGTGACACGCGGGCGTATCGGCGTGGCGGTGCAGGAGGTCTCGCAGGCCCTGGCCGATTCGTTTCGCCTGCCCCGGCCCGCGGGCGCGCTGGTGAGCTATGTGCAGCCCGGCGGGGCCGCCAGCCGGGCCGGCATGAAGCCGGGCGATGTGATCCTGCAGGTGGGCGCGCGCGATGTCGTGCAGTCCGCCGATGCGCTGATCTGCATCGCGGACCTGGCCCCCGGCGTCGCGGTCCCGCTGCGCATCTGGCGGGACCGCGCCGTGCTCGTGCTGGAGGTGCGGCCCGATCGCTTCGACGCGCCACGGGTGGCGCGCACGGCCACGCCCGGGCACGCGCCGCTGGGCATGATGGTCAGGCCGCTGTGGGCGCAAGAGCGGCAGGTGCTGCGTATCGACGGCGGCCTGCTGGTGCAGCGCGTGAACGCGGCCGCGTCGCGCGCCGGCATGCAGGCCGGCGATGTGATCCTCGCGCTCAACGGCCAGCCGGTCGACAGCATCGAGGCGCTGGCCGACGAGGCCAGCGCGGCGGACGGCGCGGTGGCGCTGCTGGTCCAGCGTGGCAACGCGCGGTTGTTTATCGCGATCGAGACGCGGCAGCCGGCGGGTCCCGGCCAGGAGGAGTGA
- a CDS encoding peptidyl-prolyl cis-trans isomerase: MTRKAGNGPCMAVAPSLLLLGRECFVMLLRCHEARGPARGQGDAAGPRKRSPALTEKKGKTQMIRMKSHVQSMLPPVRTAIGILLASWLSAAPVQAAEPAPASGPVVARAGSVTVGQDDVERLLQGLPEADRAAARSNRAGIESWLRQRLASEALLREAQGKGWAERPEVKARVDAAMREISARIVASTYLESVTQVPADYPSELEVKAAYEEGKANFQVPATYRVAQIFLAAQGSDAAATAKVRDEARKLATQARQGDFAALAKSRSQDPRGAERGGEVGTLPLAQMLPEVRDTVARLKVGQVSDPVQSAAGFHVVKLLDTQPGRTATLDEIKPQLVSAMRQQRQQQLVQAYMAKLVAPGAASIDTAALDAVLQKAN; the protein is encoded by the coding sequence ATGACGCGCAAAGCCGGCAACGGACCGTGCATGGCGGTGGCGCCGAGCCTGCTGTTGCTGGGGCGTGAGTGTTTTGTCATGTTGCTGCGATGTCATGAAGCGCGCGGGCCAGCGCGCGGGCAAGGCGATGCCGCCGGCCCGCGCAAGCGTTCGCCCGCGCTCACAGAGAAAAAAGGTAAGACACAGATGATTCGAATGAAATCGCACGTCCAGTCCATGCTGCCGCCCGTGCGCACGGCCATCGGCATCCTGCTGGCCTCGTGGCTGAGCGCGGCGCCGGTGCAGGCGGCGGAGCCCGCACCGGCAAGCGGTCCGGTGGTGGCGCGTGCCGGCTCGGTCACCGTTGGCCAGGATGACGTGGAACGGCTGCTGCAGGGCCTGCCAGAAGCGGACCGCGCCGCGGCCAGGAGCAACCGCGCGGGCATCGAGAGCTGGCTGCGCCAGCGCCTGGCCAGTGAAGCGTTGCTGCGCGAGGCACAGGGCAAGGGTTGGGCGGAACGGCCCGAGGTGAAGGCGCGCGTCGATGCCGCCATGCGCGAGATCTCCGCGCGGATCGTCGCCTCCACCTACCTGGAGTCGGTCACGCAGGTGCCGGCGGACTATCCGTCCGAGCTTGAGGTGAAGGCGGCCTATGAAGAAGGCAAGGCGAACTTCCAGGTGCCCGCCACCTACCGCGTCGCGCAGATCTTCCTGGCTGCCCAGGGCAGCGATGCCGCGGCCACGGCCAAGGTGCGCGACGAAGCCCGCAAGCTTGCCACGCAGGCACGCCAGGGCGACTTCGCGGCGCTCGCCAAGAGCCGCTCGCAGGATCCTCGCGGTGCCGAGCGCGGCGGGGAGGTCGGCACGCTGCCGCTGGCGCAGATGCTGCCGGAAGTGCGCGACACCGTTGCCAGGCTCAAGGTTGGCCAGGTAAGCGACCCGGTGCAATCGGCCGCGGGCTTTCATGTGGTGAAGCTGCTGGACACGCAGCCTGGCCGCACCGCAACGCTCGACGAGATCAAGCCGCAGTTGGTGTCGGCGATGCGCCAGCAACGCCAGCAGCAGCTCGTGCAGGCCTATATGGCGAAGCTGGTTGCGCCAGGCGCGGCCAGCATCGACACCGCCGCGCTGGATGCCGTGCTGCAGAAAGCGAACTAG
- a CDS encoding YbjN domain-containing protein, producing MNTTATQIDTSADSQPALLMAVTSEQVCDAIKAAGCAVTAIEQDGVQRLHSASHGVGFQVLWGNSAAPDAYLDFTLSCPLRVQGGALPEGVLGDWHRAKRFARVAQHGEFLVLEMDVVISGGVGPDYLTVALQLWTQMMGQFFLHLRNFQPAVSEATAEATADAPAQEEATAA from the coding sequence ATGAACACCACCGCAACCCAGATCGACACCTCGGCAGACAGCCAGCCCGCACTGCTGATGGCAGTCACTTCGGAGCAGGTCTGCGATGCCATCAAGGCCGCCGGCTGCGCTGTGACGGCCATCGAGCAGGACGGCGTTCAGCGCCTGCACAGCGCCAGCCACGGCGTTGGCTTCCAGGTCCTCTGGGGCAACTCGGCTGCGCCGGATGCGTACCTGGATTTCACGCTGAGCTGCCCGCTGCGGGTGCAAGGCGGCGCGTTGCCCGAAGGTGTGCTGGGCGACTGGCATCGCGCCAAGCGCTTCGCGCGCGTGGCGCAGCACGGCGAATTCCTGGTGCTTGAGATGGACGTGGTGATTTCCGGCGGCGTGGGCCCCGACTATCTCACCGTGGCGCTGCAGCTGTGGACGCAGATGATGGGCCAGTTTTTCCTGCATCTGCGCAACTTCCAGCCGGCGGTATCGGAGGCAACCGCGGAGGCAACCGCGGACGCACCTGCGCAGGAAGAGGCAACCGCCGCGTAA
- a CDS encoding putative porin has product MNHPANSRRHAEPARKTHALAAAMAIALLGASGAGYAQSAAPADSTMVKLIRGLMQSGALKKDAGEALLAQAQTEAMAQQQAQRLASAAPAAAAAAGGMRVEPGDVRVPYISDTVRDQIRDEVKGQIMAQAQAEGWAAPNETPEWTKRIRIEGDVRVRDESRFYSSNNSDIAIDWAAINQGSGFDVNPNTNLSLPPLLNTRQNRVSLLRARARFGVLADISDSTHAGIRIATGNDDSPVSTNQTLGGGLAKKNVWLDQGWLSYKPAEWVNLTAGRFGNPFVSSDLLFSNDLNFDGLAAQFDKALPNRDVALFGTLGLVPLEYSSDSFPSRSQNKASSEKKWLLGAQIGASWKLNNDNRLRGALAYYDFRNVSGQVSQPCALYAGADGCSTDWSRPAFMQKGNTLMLLRNIALNPLDPAGTPQPQYVGLASKFQLLDLNFRWETKVAGSLGLRMDANYIRNLAYDEGGMFSRANGGIVNNFGGSGGTSRADFKSGGNAYMFQATLGKPVTLAKGDWNMLLGYKRIEPDAMPDGYNDSTFHLGGTNARGYYVGGSYALDKNTWVTGRWTSTKEVYGPPLAIDILQVEINTRF; this is encoded by the coding sequence ATGAACCATCCAGCAAACTCCCGGCGCCATGCGGAGCCGGCCCGCAAGACCCACGCGCTGGCCGCCGCCATGGCGATCGCACTGCTCGGCGCAAGCGGCGCGGGCTACGCGCAAAGCGCGGCGCCCGCCGATAGCACCATGGTCAAGCTGATCCGTGGCCTGATGCAAAGCGGTGCCCTGAAAAAAGATGCCGGCGAAGCCTTGCTCGCCCAGGCCCAGACCGAAGCCATGGCGCAGCAGCAGGCGCAGCGCCTGGCGTCGGCAGCCCCGGCCGCCGCCGCCGCCGCCGGCGGCATGCGCGTGGAGCCGGGCGACGTGCGCGTGCCCTATATCTCCGATACCGTGCGCGACCAGATCCGCGACGAGGTCAAGGGTCAGATCATGGCCCAGGCCCAAGCCGAAGGCTGGGCGGCACCGAACGAAACGCCGGAGTGGACCAAGCGCATCCGCATCGAAGGCGACGTGCGCGTGCGCGACGAATCGCGCTTCTACTCCAGCAACAACAGCGATATCGCCATCGACTGGGCGGCCATCAACCAGGGCAGCGGCTTTGACGTCAACCCGAACACCAATCTTTCGCTGCCGCCGCTGCTCAACACGCGGCAGAATCGCGTGAGCCTGCTGCGTGCCCGCGCCAGGTTCGGCGTGCTGGCCGATATTTCCGACAGCACGCATGCGGGCATCCGCATTGCCACCGGCAACGACGACAGCCCGGTGTCCACCAACCAGACGCTGGGCGGCGGCCTGGCCAAGAAGAATGTGTGGCTGGACCAGGGCTGGCTGTCCTACAAGCCGGCGGAATGGGTCAACCTCACGGCTGGCCGCTTCGGCAACCCGTTCGTGTCGTCCGACCTGCTGTTCTCGAACGACCTGAACTTCGACGGCCTGGCCGCGCAGTTCGACAAGGCGTTGCCCAACCGGGACGTCGCGCTGTTCGGCACGCTGGGCCTCGTGCCGCTCGAGTATTCTTCCGACAGCTTCCCCAGCCGCAGCCAGAACAAGGCGAGCAGCGAGAAGAAATGGCTGCTGGGCGCGCAGATCGGCGCGAGCTGGAAGCTCAACAACGACAATCGCCTGCGCGGCGCGCTGGCGTACTACGACTTCCGCAACGTCAGCGGCCAGGTGTCGCAGCCTTGTGCGTTGTACGCCGGCGCCGATGGCTGCAGCACCGACTGGTCACGCCCGGCCTTCATGCAGAAGGGCAACACGCTGATGCTGTTGCGCAATATCGCGCTCAATCCGCTGGATCCGGCCGGCACGCCGCAGCCGCAATACGTGGGCCTGGCGTCCAAGTTCCAGCTGCTGGACCTGAACTTCCGCTGGGAAACCAAGGTGGCGGGCAGCCTCGGCCTGCGCATGGATGCGAACTACATCCGCAACCTGGCCTACGACGAGGGCGGCATGTTCTCGCGCGCAAACGGCGGCATCGTCAACAACTTCGGCGGCAGCGGCGGCACCAGCCGCGCGGACTTCAAGAGCGGCGGCAACGCCTATATGTTCCAGGCGACGCTGGGCAAGCCCGTGACGCTTGCCAAGGGCGACTGGAACATGCTGCTTGGCTACAAGCGCATCGAGCCGGATGCCATGCCGGACGGCTACAACGATTCGACCTTCCACCTGGGCGGCACCAACGCACGCGGCTACTACGTGGGCGGCTCGTACGCGCTCGACAAGAACACGTGGGTGACCGGCCGCTGGACGTCGACCAAGGAGGTCTATGGCCCGCCGCTGGCAATCGATATCTTGCAGGTCGAGATCAACACGCGCTTCTAG
- a CDS encoding energy transducer TonB produces the protein MKHRDSTPPARQRAVALWRRWGGLIIGALVIIGLAVLVWRLLSDTASTKREVAATPMLVLPPPPPPPPEPEKPPEPVPEKVKPEVVEPEPKPADPQEAPKDDAPPSPSKDLGDPVTIDGAAQAGTDAFGIQAGRGGGMTGGGGGLGSRSYSSYVSGALQQAFARDQRTRQLAFEDIRIELWLDADGRATRVQLVRSTGNAQTDEAVLAMVRDFRADERPPASLRFPMRMSIKGRRP, from the coding sequence GTGAAACATCGTGATTCAACTCCTCCTGCCCGGCAGCGCGCCGTCGCCTTGTGGCGCCGCTGGGGCGGGCTGATCATCGGCGCGCTGGTCATCATCGGGCTGGCCGTGCTGGTCTGGCGCTTGCTGTCCGACACTGCCAGCACCAAGCGCGAGGTGGCGGCCACGCCGATGCTGGTGCTGCCGCCGCCGCCGCCGCCACCCCCCGAGCCTGAGAAGCCGCCCGAGCCCGTGCCGGAGAAGGTCAAGCCGGAAGTGGTCGAACCCGAGCCCAAGCCGGCGGACCCGCAGGAAGCGCCGAAGGACGACGCCCCCCCAAGCCCGTCGAAAGATCTCGGCGACCCGGTCACGATCGACGGCGCGGCGCAAGCCGGCACGGATGCATTTGGCATCCAGGCCGGGCGCGGCGGCGGCATGACCGGCGGTGGCGGCGGGCTGGGCAGCCGGTCCTATTCGAGCTACGTTTCGGGTGCCTTGCAGCAGGCCTTTGCGCGCGACCAGCGCACCCGGCAGCTGGCGTTCGAGGACATCCGCATCGAGCTGTGGCTGGACGCCGACGGCCGCGCCACGCGCGTGCAACTGGTGCGCAGCACCGGCAACGCGCAGACCGATGAAGCCGTGCTGGCCATGGTGCGCGATTTCCGGGCCGACGAACGGCCGCCGGCGTCGCTGCGCTTTCCGATGCGCATGTCGATCAAGGGGCGCCGGCCGTGA
- a CDS encoding ExbD/TolR family protein: MANAAKFGTKKRTGGINITPFVDVLLVVLVIFILTSNASIPGIKVDLPKASSSVALEKPKTKAITIDNAGQVFLDAYPVTLPELEERLRTEKALTPDFPVIVRGDAAVQYAKVVEVLDLLRRIDLNQIGLVTGKPA, from the coding sequence ATGGCAAACGCAGCCAAGTTCGGCACCAAGAAGCGCACGGGCGGCATCAACATCACGCCCTTCGTCGACGTGCTGCTGGTGGTGCTGGTGATTTTCATCCTGACCAGCAATGCCAGCATCCCGGGCATCAAGGTGGACCTGCCCAAGGCGAGTTCGTCGGTCGCGCTGGAGAAGCCCAAGACCAAGGCCATCACGATCGACAACGCGGGCCAGGTGTTCCTCGACGCCTATCCGGTGACGCTGCCGGAGCTGGAGGAGCGCTTGCGCACGGAGAAGGCGCTCACGCCGGATTTCCCCGTGATCGTGCGGGGCGATGCCGCCGTGCAGTACGCGAAGGTGGTGGAGGTGCTGGACCTGCTCAGGCGCATCGACCTGAACCAGATCGGCCTCGTCACCGGCAAGCCGGCGTGA